The following proteins are encoded in a genomic region of Montipora foliosa isolate CH-2021 chromosome 10, ASM3666993v2, whole genome shotgun sequence:
- the LOC137972937 gene encoding E3 ubiquitin-protein ligase TRIM71-like, whose product MAVQQLFKNLKKEAECPLCKETVKNPKTLPCLHSFCLKCLDRHARRQLKATIKCPVCQTSFQIPETDTFENLPSSFHLNRLVDVLALEDGSAQSQRCNSCDENNTATCYCFVCQSFLCVSCFKAHQRLKASRGHRNVLIDKLQAQDVQDLIQRPVMCSQQYHEDQPLEFYCEDCKVLICHKCTVVSHNRHTMTDTKKAAQEQKMQMVDAVAKVKAEIVRYESEIKKQTDLRNKHKIEILNEEKKMTDTVEKLIRDLREHERKMKDKFREIYEAKQKCYATRLENFELIATQLKSCLERCQSILERNFSVEILQTNHAILGRCNELLNVRKPDLYRSPHIHYLVEKKLDLKDRVVVSKTDPSKCLAKGQDSKEVEKRKETYFVIVTKDSEGFQCYQQDDKIKVDILTPEGDQLKTDIKDTKDGKYTVTYTPQAAGQHRLEILVNGQPMTGSPWIVQVHQHQYQFAFQFGSQGKGRGEFDGINGIDVIDKTGTIAVAEGRNKRIHLLSSEGEFRREIKLDDAPWSLAFTDSGDLLTLVPGSSNELRVFSEEGHFIKHINDKHLDKPLRLSVASDGRIIITNWLDNKINVLSPDGNDLLQSFSAPDCDKSPFYAIYYQDKFFVSYCVYDCVKVFDKTGVYLHDIGCKGSNDGQFDGPRGLVIDKYNRLIVCDSGNHRLQLFTLTGKFLSKIDGQCFKNGFRPFYVAINGGGSLTVADPLNRRISVFH is encoded by the coding sequence ATGGCTGTTCAACAGCTTTTCAAGAATCTTAAAAAGGAGGCAGAATGCCCATTGTGCAAAGAGACTGTTAAAAATCCCAAGACATTACCATGTCTTCACTCATTCTGCCTGAAGTGTCTCGACAGACACGCAAGGAGACAGCTAAAAGCGACAATCAAATGTCCGGTTTGCCAGACTTCATTCCAAATTCCCGAAACAGACACCTTCGAGAATTTGCCGTCATCGTTTCATCTCAACCGATTGGTGGATGTTCTGGCTCTAGAAGATGGCAGCGCACAGTCTCAAAGATGCAACAGTTGTGACGAGAACAACACGGCAACATGCTACTGTTTCGTGTGCCAGAGTTTTCTGTGCGTATCTTGTTTTAAAGCTCACCAACGCTTGAAGGCCTCAAGGGGTCATCGCAATGTTTTGATCGACAAACTGCAAGCGCAAGATGTGCAAGATTTGATCCAAAGACCCGTGATGTGTTCACAGCAATATCATGAAGATCAACCCCTCGAATTTTACTGCGAAGACTGTAAAGTTCTGATTTGCCACAAATGTACTGTAGTGAGTCATAATCGACACACCATGACAGACACTAAGAAAGctgcacaagaacaaaagatgcaaatggTCGATGCTGTGGCCAAAGTGAAAGCGGAAATTGTCAGATATGAGAgtgaaattaagaaacaaactgatctaagaaacaaacacaaaattgaaattttgaacgaggaaaagaaaatgacagacACTGTGGAAAAGTTGATTCGTGATTTGCGAGAACACGAGAGGAAAATGAAGGACAAGTTTCGTGAAATTTATGAAGCGAAACAAAAATGTTACGCAACGCGACTGGAAAACTTCGAGCTGATTGCCACCCAGCTGAAAAGCTGCTTGGAACGGTGTCAGAGTATCTTAGAAAGAAACTTCAGCGTCGaaattctacaaacaaatcacgCCATCCTCGGACGTTGTAATGAACTCTTAAATGTAAGAAAACCCGATCTTTACAGGTCGCCACATATACATTACTTGGTGGAAAAGAAATTGGATCTTAAGGATCGAGTTGTTGTCTCCAAGACTGATCCTTCAAAGTGCTTAGCTAAAGGTCAAGACAGCAAGGAAGTAgaaaaaaggaaggagacataTTTCGTTATTGTTACAAAGGATTCAGAAGGATTTCAATGTTATCAACAAGATGATAAAATCAAAGTCGACATATTGACTCCAGAAGGTGATCAACTAAAAACAGACATTAAAGACACCAAAGACGGCAAATACACAGTGACATATACACCACAAGCTGCCGGACAACACAGATTAGAGATCCTTGTGAATGGACAGCCGATGACTGGTAGTCCTTGGATTGTTCAGGTTCATCAGCATCAATATCAATTTGCGTTTCAGTTTGGTTCACAAGGGAAGGGACGAGGAGAATTTGATGGCATTAATGGTATTGATGTGATTGATAAAACTGGAACGATTGCTGTTGCAGAAGGGCGGAATAAAAGAATTCACCTGTTGAGCTCTGAAGGAGAGTTTCGAAGGGAGATAAAACTTGATGATGCACCTTGGTCTTTGGCATTTACAGACTCTGGCGACCTGCTGACTTTAGTTCCGGGAAGCAGCAATGAGCTTCGTGTGTTCAGTGAGGAGGGTCACTTCATCAAACACATCAATGATAAACATCTTGATAAACCACTTCGTCTTTCCGTTGCGAGTGATGGTCGTATAATCATAACTAACTGGTTAGACAACAAAATCAATGTCCTCTCCCCTGACGGGAATGACTTGCTCCAATCCTTTAGTGCTCCAGATTGTGATAAATCCCCATTCTACGCTATTTATTACCAAgacaaattctttgtttcttatTGCGTTTATGATTGTGTCAAGGTATTTGACAAAACAGGTGTGTATTTACATGACATTGGCTGTAAGGGGTCCAATGATGGCCAGTTTGATGGTCCTCGTGGACTCGTTATTGACAAGTACAACCGACTCATTGTGTGTGATTCAGGTAATCATAGACTGCAACTCTTCACCCTGACCGGCAAGTTTTTGAGTAAAATTGATGGAcagtgtttcaaaaatggctttcGGCCTTTTTACGTTGCTATAAATGGTGGTGGCAGTCTCACGGTAGCCGACCCACTCAATAGGCGCATATCTGTTTTTCATTAA
- the LOC137974076 gene encoding uncharacterized protein, with the protein MKSGLNCLTCDDDGTSLIEDDDLPEMLSQPAPEQQKQTEMQSVSTFEEGSTGIESKREKTLPDNAENRSVDLLAENCVNYCTSNGIENPVEVLRYAQSLIVTGRPLDVQDTTVSLEGETNFILINRQDVLRSAMEELQFLKDPTLTLAVGFYDEKAEDCCGPRKEFFRLCLREIKAKYFDSGLKEHLSNDYSTIGLIMALSTLQNGSIPRFLKEDHLQALFSSEEPPNPCISKLRFGFKTLGLYQIGNGIPNFLHLFRPSESSALSRRKLIVLLPPNFSEEGSNVRRFETEIYDLFSKYTRLAASGQRGSITQGHILQFVTGTDEEPPLGFGVAPCIEFVEATSHGTNPHTECPFLPTANTCANTLYLPRRAKDVLLPSEGQLFDLYDLAFANAFFGNL; encoded by the exons ATGAAAAGTGGGCTGAACTGTTTAACATGTGATGACGATGGAACTAGCTTAATCGAAGATGATGATTTGCCAG AAATGCTTAGTCAACCAGCTCCTGAACAACAGAAACAAACAGAAATGCAATCAGTATCCACCTTTGAAGAGGGCAGTACAGGAATTGAGTCAAAAAGGGAGAAGACATTACCTGATAACGCTGAAAATCGATCTGTGGATTTGCTGGCAGAGAATTGTGTAAATTACTGTACATCTAATGGTATTGAAAATCCTGTTGAAGTCTTACGCTATGCACAAAGTCTGATTGTGACTGGGAGACCTCTGGATGTGCAAGATACAACTGTAAGTCTGGAAGGTGAAACCAACTTCATCTTAATCAATCGACAAGACGTTTTGAGATCAGCAATGGAGGAACTGCAATTTTTAAAAGACCCCACACTAACACTTGCAGTTGGATTTTATGATGAGAAGGCTGAGGATTGTTGTGGTCCTCGGAAAGAGTTCTTTCGCCTGTGTTTACGAGAGATCAAAGCTAAATACTTTGACAGTGGCCTCAAAGAACATCTTTCTAATGACTATTCAACCATTGGGTTAATAATGGCCCTTAGCACTTTGCAGAATGGTAGTATCCCTAGATTTTTGAAAGAAGATCATCTCCAGGCACTTTTTTCTTCTGAAGAGCCACCAAATCCTTGTATCTCAAAGCTCCGCTTTGGCTTTAAAACCCTGGGGCTTTATCAAATAGGGAATGGTATACCTAACTTCCTTCACCTTTTCAGACCTTCAGAAAGTTCAGCCTTGTCAAGGAGAAAGTTGATTGTCCTTCTCCCACCAAATTTCTCTGAAGAGGGTAGCAATGTACGCCGTTTTGAAACGGAAATTTATGATTTGTTTTCTAAATACACCAGGCTGGCAGCAAGTGGGCAAAGGGGGTCAATCACCCAAGGACATATACTTCAGTTTGTCACGGGTACTGATGAAGAGCCCCCACTTGGGTTTGGTGTAGCACCTTGTATAGAATTTGTTGAGGCAACAAGCCATGGCACAAACCCCCACACAGAATGCCCATTTCTACCTACTGCAAACACCTGCGCAAATACATTGTATTTACCAAGACGTGCAAAGGATGTGTTGCTGCCAAGTGAGGGACAACTCTTTGATCTTTATGATTTAGCATTTGCAAATGCATTTTTTGGAAATCTGTAA